One Aegilops tauschii subsp. strangulata cultivar AL8/78 chromosome 2, Aet v6.0, whole genome shotgun sequence genomic window, tgagattgtgcaactcccggataccgtaggaatgctttgggtgtaccaaacgtcacaacgtaactgggtgactataaaggtacattacaggtatctccgaaagtgtctgttgagttggcacgaattgagattgggatttgccacttcgtatgacggagaggtatctctgggcccactcggtaatgcatcatcataatgagctcaatgtgaccaagtggttggtcacgggatcatgcattacggtacgagtaaagtgacttgtcggtaacgagattgaacgaggtattgggataccgacgatcaaatctcgggcaagtaacataccgatagacaaagggaattgtatacgggattgattgaatcctcgacatcgtggttcatccgatgagatcatcgaggagcatgtgggagccaacatgggtatccagatcccgcagttggttattgaccggagagtcgtctcggtcatgtctgcgtgtctcccgaacccgtagggtctacacacttaaggttcagtgacgctagggttgtagagatattagtatgcggttacccgaaagttgttcggagtcccgaatgagatccccgacatcacgaggagttccgaaatggtccggaggtaaagatttgtatataggaagtccagcttcggccaccgggaaagtttctggggtaaccggtattgtaccgggaccaccggaagggtcccgggggtccaccgggtggggccacctatcccggagggccccatgggctgaagtgggaagggaaccagcccctggtgggctggtgcgccccccatgggcctccccctgcgcatagggttggaaaccctgggggtggggggcgccccacctgacttggggggcaagtcccccctttggccgccgcccccccttgagattagatctctaggggccggcgccccccagggcccctatataagggggggggggctgcacacccaagcccctggcgcctccctcttccccccgtaacacctctccctctcgctgagcttggcgaagccctgccgagatccccgttgcttccaccaccacgccgtcgtgctactggatctccatcaacctctcctccccccttgctggatcaagaaggaggagacgtctctcccaaccgtacgtgtgttgaacgcggaggtgccgtccgttcagcgCTAGGATCATTGGtaatttggatcacgacgagtacgactccatcaaccccgttctcttgaacggttccgctcgcgatctacaagggtatgtagatgcactcctctctctcgttgctagatgactccatagattgatcttggtgatgcgtagaaaattttaaatttctgctacgttccccaacattaagttggtaatcagagcatAGAATGATCACATCGGTGGATAGACTTTAGTCTAGTAGTAATCACGTTTGGGATAGACTTTAAGCTTATCACAGTTGAGACAGTTATTTACTAGTTAAGTTGTATAGTCGTAGTACTGTTTTTACTTCAGCAGTTAAACCTGATAGTAGTTCGTGTCAAGTTGTTGTGGATGATTATTGGTATTGGAGCAATTTCATGCTTGAGTAATTGGAGTGTTGCTTGGGTGGCTTTATGAGGTTTTGGTTTGCGAGTTCATTCAATGTACTCATGGCTTTTAACGTGGCCAGGTATGAAGATGTTTCCCACAAGTAAGGAAAGGGAGTTGACGCAACACTAGAAGAGTAACCCAGTCAGATCTCTGTGGAGTGCAGCCGTGCTAGGACCTTGCTACCATATATAGAGTTTCCGCTGCACTTATATATATGAAATAGTCACTACGACTAATCTGACTGTTCCGACCTCAACATATGCATTGTTGAGACGTGGAGCCTTATAAGTCACTGTTGTAAAGTTGTGTAGATCAATAAAGCACTCTTTTATTGAATAGTTTGTACACTGTTACCCGTGAATTGTAAAAACACGCGCCAGATTGATTTTCTGGGCTGGCATGTGCGGCCGTCCATCTGAATACAGTGGTAATTCACTGTACTCAAACGGGTTGCCACAGGGCTATCGTGCCATGGTCGTGCACACGGCGGTTTCAAAAACAAATTACACTTCCAATCCAGTTTTGCATCTTGTACTCCCTAagcttgcaaaaacgtcttatattgtAGGGCAGAGAAGTATCTTGCAAGACTTTAAATTCAAGTTTAACCCATTTTATGCACAACTCGAAAAACAAAAGGGGAATTCAATACTTAATTCAAATTGGGCCATGGATTTTCGGAAGTCCTATTCTGATCACGAGAAATACTTAATTCAAATGCTCCCTGatgaaaagtaaaataaaaaatagtaaaaaaaaaGTTGACTTTTTTGTAATCTTTGACAAATGTTTTGTATGCTTGTCAAATTTCAGCATgaaatgacattcgtggaagGGTGGCAAAAAAAAACAGAACTCTGAAATGTTTTTGAAACTAAGCATTTTTGGAACATTGATTTTGTTTTTTGCCACGAATGACAATTCGTGATGAAATTTTGCAACCATGCTCAAAATTTACCACAAAAAGATTCAGAATTTGTTTACTATTTATTTTTACAATTTTACTGCTCATCAGGAAGCATTTGAGCTCGTGAGCAAATACTCCACGTCCCAAGGATTTGCCTTAATATACATATCCATGTCAATATTAGATTTGTCTATATTTTTGCTTCTTAACCTtttcttcaaatttgaattgtacAGTATGATAGATATATGGGTAAATGTCACAAATTTGGAGTAGTACAAAAATCACTTGTTTTGAACACCCCATGCGTGTGGGAGTACCACTGGATAGGAGTGCCGGTCGCGCGACGCATGTGGCACACGCGGCCGCCGCGAGCGTACACCAAGGCAGAGTGAGGGAATAGCGCGAATTCGCAAACGCGACGCAACACGCAGCTGCCGATCAGTCGACTCGACTCGACTCGTCACTGCCCTCTGCTCGCCCATACGGCACTGCCACCGCGCCATTAACTGCGCGCATTCAAGCCACCCCGCTGCGCTCCAACTAACGTCCGCAGCTCTACGCCTTAAATGCGCGCCTCCCCTCGTCCCGATCCCCTTTCCttcaagcaagcaagcaagcagAGGAGAGGGACCGGGACCGGGAGTGAGAGGAAGTTGAGCTCTTGGCCCCTGACTGCTGGTTGAGATGTCGAAGATGGCGGACGAGAAGGTGATCTCGGCGCCGGCGACCGGCGGAGGGGAGGACGGGCTGATCGCAGGGGACCTGTCAGCCGCGGAGGCGCGGGTCCGTCCGTTGGAGACGCTGCTGCGCGCCGCGCCTCTGGGGCTCTGCGTCGCCGCCATGGCCGTCATGCTCCGCGACACGCAGACCAACGAGTACGGCACCGTCTCCTACTCCGACCTCGGCGGATTCAAGTACGTTGTTCCCTCGCATCTTGACTCCCCCGCCCCTGGAGTTCATTAGCTCCTTAATTTCCCCTCTTTGCCGTGCTCCCTCACCAATTCATGTCCCTGTGTCTTTTGGCACAAAATCAAAGGTACCTGGTTTATGCCAACGGGCTGTGCGCGGCCTACTCCCTGGTCTCCGCGTTCTACACTGCCGTGCCGCGGCCGGCGACGCTGTCCCGCTCCTGGATCGTCTTCCTCCTAGACCAGGTTATTCACTGGTTCCTCTCCTCTGCCTTCACACCTATGATTAGAACAATATTTTGCAGCTTAGTTATGATGATTATGAGCCTTTTTATGTAGCGCAGCTAAAATTCAGTCAATTTTCCGATTTCGTTACTACTCCATGCGTGTACTAAATCCATGAGTATGCAGTTTGGAGAGCAGAGGATATATATCAGTAGGTTTTATGACTAGAATTATTTGTAAGACTTTTGATTTGTTCCAGCTAACTAATTCCATGCGTGTACAAAATCCATGAGTATACAGTTTGGAGAGCAGAGGATATATATCAGTAGGTTTTATGACTAGAATTATTTGTAAGACTTTTGATTTATTCCAGCTAACTAACCGCTTTAGAAAACCTGCTGGAGGAGTCATCCACTAATTTTCATATAAAGATCATACCCCGTAATAAGATACTCCTAGTTAGAGTGAGTGTTTATACAGCAGAGAAATTAGACCGTAATAGAAACAGAAATGTTTGCCCCGGACATAATTTTACCTGTCAGTATTGGTATTGATTTGTCCACCCTCAATTCAAACGACTTCGACCACCAGATCCTAGCTTTCCTGTACTGTAGAACTTGCACAGCACAGTGACGGGAAACAGTTGGCCATTTATTCATGCTAATTAACCCGCAATATGCGTGGATGGATGCAGGTGTTCACGTACCTGATCCTGGCGGCCGGCGCGGCGTCGGCAGAGCTGCTCTACCTGGCGTACAACGGCGACAAGGAGGTGACGTGGAGCGAGGCGTGCGGCGTGTTCGGCGGCTTCTGCAGGCAGGCCCGGACGTCGGTGGCCATCACCTTCGGCTCCGTCGTGTGCTACATCCTCCTCTCCCTCATCTCGTCCTACCGCCTCTTCAGCGCCTACGACGCACCCATGCCCTCGCTCGGCAACAAGGGCGTCGAGATCGCTGCCTTCCCGCGCTGAGCCGAGAGGATCCCTAGCTGCTGTGGCTTGGCTACTCGATGACGGGTCAAAACTCAAAACACGTACGTACGTAGTAGTATCGCTGTGTGTGTAGGCGAACGAAATAATCTGCAAGGGCTCATAGTTAATTTCAAGCTACATATAGTGCATCTGCCTCTCTTCTTTTTACTTGATTCTATATACACTGTACTAGCTTTGAATCTTCTGCTGTGAGGCTGTGGTGGATTCATTGATGCGTTCCAAAAATGAGAACCTAGTTCCGTTGCAGGCACCCAGGTGATCTATGTAACTACGATGAGCTTCCTCATTTAAGGAGTTCAGTTGCTTGTAAGGTGCTTGAAGCAAAGCAAAATCAATACCCTTTCCGTTCacaaatacgtataagatataagatgttctaacctTTTTATCCGTGTGTTTGTTCACTCAACTCATTTTTCGTATATAGTCTATATCCTGAACATCTTATTTGTCAAAGGAGGGAGTATTTCACAAAATAAAGACGGAACTGAGTGTATAAAATCTTTTGTGGAACCTGCATACGCCAGATGACAAGGCCGCGTCGAGGAGTTAAATGCACAAAACGAGTAAATAGCAAAAAGCTACCACATTACAGACGGATATGTCCATTCCTGAGGATTTCCTagcaaaaaactaccacattacAGGCCCGGCGAATATGTCCATTCAGGCGTTCTTCCTGAGGATTTCCTAGTGCTCTGCCGGGATGGTGCGGTCCGCGATCGGATGGTGCGTGAGGGATTTCCTagcaaaaaactaccacattacTGGCCCGATGAATATGTCCATTCAGGCGTTCTTCCCTGAGGATTTCCTAGTGCTCTGCCAGGatggtgttggaaatatgagcaaattactacgagatttaatccgaataaacagaagataaatcatgactacagcagcagagattaaactaatcatgtgaaTTGCATGTGAACTAGCATAGCAGATGAACAGACCACATCTAGGGcacatactagaaacatgaattctaccacgatctcgaacaggaaggatagaatcacatacggtgcagcgggagcagcaccgccggcgttgacgttgtcgcccatgtcgtcgaggatgaggttgccgaggtcggggaagaagtcgtcgttcgcgaagtcgtcgctgccagcagtcgcgcgagtgcgctccccaaaaacctgatcgcccctctcccgtacaggatcacgagaggcggggttccggaggcctgctgtcccttctgccggtgcacgccgaaaggtgggatggagaagacttgcttggcggcgcaatgatctggaacggtgatgagaaaccatacgaagcggcgacggctagggtagacgtctgcctgactatatagtgcgggccgggcaggtcgtgggagtaaaccccacgtccgagtcgtcacgatccaaaagaatcggaaacagttcagtaattaacgcgtccgttaattattaattaatgactcattaatttttcccgagcagcaaaaatgtagacaacgtgcatagctctgtcctcggctcaatcccgcaacccgcgtcgtgacgaggcgtggcatggcgtggcgtggcgtggcgaggcgagcgaggaggATGAGCGCTCGTGTAGGTCTCTTCTtgtcatgctcatacaagtggtagaagagctcaccttataaaaaggtgcaactctctctcaacttatgaggtgggactaaactttagcctcactcactccactcacatgtgtgcatgaatgggccaagagaatttcagaattttagttgggctttgggccaaaggcctactagcaAAATTCCAACAATCCCCCACAAAGTCTCATTGGCACATCTCATCATTTAGTTCCAAAACATTGTTTATATACCGGTTCTTAGTGGAGACTGTGAAGTTGAACTTCCACTTAAAGATTTATGCTACACTAGATCACAACTTGAATAttggactatgccttgaactaTAAGTTTTCTGTGAGACTAGTTTCACACAAATTCTTGACCGATACTGGGCTGCCGCAGggcttccccgcgggtggagcaTATACGTCGTACTCCAGGGCCTTTTCATGAATTTATTAGAGAACACCCAATTCTCACAGACTGCGACGTTAACAGCCAAATTCTTATAGGTGTGTTCCTCagaagatgttctgcaggacaacatctctgcttaccCGAATAAGCCACTAGGAACACATTAAGATAAGTATCAACCCGCCATGCAGATCAGGAGAGTATTGAATCTTCACGGAGTGGGATAGTTAATATAGGGATACTCTCCTCCCAGCTGACCAACAGCTTGTCTCCCACTTctacttcacgggatctccgatcacatagagtgggttatcactatggacaactcatgcggtgggtctcaaacccatctccatcgatgcattatctatcacattacgtgatagaccctttgtgaagggatctgccaagtttttcgacgtttggatataatccaacgtaataactccggagttcctcaattttctgacagattttagtctcctcttcacatgtcttgaggacttcatattgtccttcgaactgtttatcttgacgatcacagtttgattatcacagttcatcaggatagggggtattggtttttcaaccataggtaagtccatcaagagttcacgaagccactctgcttcaacagtggcagtgtccaatgctgtgagttctgcttccatagttgacctcgttaagatggtctgcttgcaagacttccagaaAATAGCGCCACCACCAAGTGTAAAAACATAACCACttgtggcctttatctcatcagcatcagaaaatccagtttgagtcactgtAACCCTCCAATACCCTTGGATACCCGGTGTAGTGAATCCCATAGCTCGCGGTGCCTTTCAAATAGCGCATAACTCTCTCAagcgcatgccaatgatcatctcccggttttgacacaaaccgactcagcttgctcacagcaaaagagatgtcaggcctcgtggcactcgccaaatacataagcgagccaataatctgagaatacctcagttgatctctagcaatccgttgattgttttgaagcaacacactagcatcatatggagttggagaaggtgtgcagtcgctatacccaaaacgactcaagaccttttccacatagtgagactgaagcagtgtgattccaccattctcatctctcaacagcttgatgtttaagataacatcagctactcctagatccttcatctcaaaacagcgagataagaaatccttaaccaccttgattaaatcaagtttggttccaaagatcaatatgtcgttgacatacagacaaagaataactccttcgcccccaccatagcGATAGCACACACACTTGTCACCATTGTTTACTACAAAGCCGGCAGCAGTTAATGTTCTTtcgaacttctcatgccactccttaggagcttgtttaaggccatataaagactttaataacttgcacacctttccttcctgaccaggtactacaaaaccatctggctgatccatgtaaatttcctccttcaattctccattgaggaaagccgtcttaacgtccatttgatgaacgagaagaccatgtgaggcagctagtGATAGTAGCACCGGAATTGTGGTCAGTCTAGCCacgggtgagtaagtatcaaagaagtcttcaccttctttctgggtataacccttggccacaagccg contains:
- the LOC109743976 gene encoding CASP-like protein 2A1, giving the protein MSKMADEKVISAPATGGGEDGLIAGDLSAAEARVRPLETLLRAAPLGLCVAAMAVMLRDTQTNEYGTVSYSDLGGFKYLVYANGLCAAYSLVSAFYTAVPRPATLSRSWIVFLLDQVFTYLILAAGAASAELLYLAYNGDKEVTWSEACGVFGGFCRQARTSVAITFGSVVCYILLSLISSYRLFSAYDAPMPSLGNKGVEIAAFPR